One Drosophila willistoni isolate 14030-0811.24 chromosome 2R unlocalized genomic scaffold, UCI_dwil_1.1 Seg167, whole genome shotgun sequence DNA segment encodes these proteins:
- the LOC6641804 gene encoding DNA ligase 1 yields the protein MAFVARRSTGGKLVERQQLSGRGSSTMNRPMTDISDDDDTDTMMGYTNRTFNSPPTVRYVGEDTKNDIDDDDDDDVDVDDVEEEKDIYELDDDPDTDAETSYTFAPQKMGSVSSLDTNVDTIMDFCNELDECEREDEERERKQNLKDSIESELANLDDDVDDEDDSEWQTYKSPTPRAVPAEEHSMPTDTETDTIWNNNQDNQSLSSFESLQVPETPAIPIDAQSAKTYFVGKVESNNDPLLTNRTYDLSSASSVRKTDASSVSGSSWTENRSNMVPSLSLGSCSSDASTYYKTLDGKKERVSQSSYEDWIARKERQKQEKIQAAKMEKEKKESEAALRQRLSKERFEQWCKRKEEQKKSKPTSLVNAKGSVSSRVGMGGGTSSFASTQSLRTVKPPPIRETPEMMKKRLKEWERVKVEKQQQERERLRQQEERKEKLEQERLQKTKGAWNKWMKKVSNRPKPVPLNQGIDTLRGTVSNIYINPIPWVSNIEPKDSRGR from the exons ATGGCTTTTGTAGCGCGCCGTTCTACTGGGGGCAAGTTAGTTGAGCGCCAGCAATTGTCCGGTCGTGGTTCGAGTACAATGAACAGACCCATGACAGATATaagcgatgatgatgacacaGATACGATGATGGGTTACACTAATCGAACTTTCAATTCGCCACCCACTGTGCGTTATGTGGGAGAGGACACGAAAAATGAcatcgacgacgacgatgatgatgatgttgatgttgatgatgttgaggAAGAAAAGGACATTTATGAGTTGGACGACGATCCAGACACTGATGCAGAAACAAGTTATACCTTTGCGCCCCAGAAGATGGGAAGTGTCAGCAGTCTAGACACCAATGTGGATACCATAATGGATTTTTGCAATGAGTTGGATGAATGCGAAAGGGAAGACGAGGAGCGAGAAAGAAAGCAAAATCTTAAAGATAGCATCGAATCAGAACTGGCTAACTtggatgatgatgttgatgatgaagatgattcGGAATGGCAAACCTACAAAAGTCCAACACCAAGAGCCGTGCCCGCTGAAGAGCATTCAATGCCAACTGATACAGAAACCGATACCATATGGAACAACAATCAGGACAATCAGAGTCTCAGTTCATTCGAGAGTCTTCAGGTACCGGAGACTCCAGCAATTCCAATTGATGCCCAGAGTGCCAAGACTTATTTTGTGGGAAAAGTGGAGAGCAACAATGACCCTCTGTTGACCAATCGCACTTATGACTTGAGCAGTGCTTCTTCTGTGCGCAAAACTGACGCTTCTTCGGTATCAGGTTCGAGCTGGACAGAAAATCGTAGTAATATGGTGCCTTCTCTAAGTCTTGGTAGCTGCAGTTCCGATGCCTCTACTTACTATAAAACCCTCGATGGGAAGAAGGAGCGTGTCTCTCAGTCGTCCTATGAGGATTGGATTGCCCGCAAGGAACGCCAGAAGCAAGAAAAGATACAAGCAGCCAAAATGGAGAAGGAGAAAAAAGAATCCGAAGCTGCACTACGTCAACGTCTCTCGAAAGAACGTTTCGAGCAATGGTGCAAGCGCAAggaggaacaaaaaaaatctaaacCAACGAGTTTGGTTAATG CTAAAGGTAGCGTCTCGTCCCGAGTGGGAATGGGTGGTGGTACCTCGTCTTTTGCTAGCACACAGTCTTTGAGAACTGTTAAGCCTCCACCGATCAGAGAAACACCCGAGATGATGAAGAAACGTCTCAAGGAGTGGGAACGTGTCAAGGTTgaaaaacaacagcaagaacGTGAGCGTCTACGTCAGCAGGAGGAGCGTAAGGAAAAGTTGGAGCAAGAGCGACTGCAAAAGACTAAAGGAGCTTGGAACAAGTGGATGAAAAAAGTGAGCAATCGTCCGAAGCCAGTGCCTCTTAATCAGGGCATTGATACATTGCGAGGCACAGTATCCAATATCTACATCAATCCCATTCCTTGGGTCTCCAATATCGAGCCTAAAGATTCCCGCGGACGTTAA
- the LOC6641805 gene encoding uncharacterized protein LOC6641805 — translation MAFCGHVSPSGHIVLRDEVYTGRTRINLGRSSSGEFESPVSESSEQASNAIDNKAVIEGGGSSRTYILTDNQSVTQNASGDDSSSYTPPPVNGNHSMSAESLCSWSEMYGGLKQSGSQSMVPSLALGSKASSMSYRAQIQSMKVGREPDAAFDNWYSAKEQQRQKKQLLIKAVRDQEQNKIEERKRLAQSCYDEWLRNKARQASDQRSDRHLQIARFKAACAIKSDNGKSNRDISPDKIREVVQGWWLKKQEQRQRQREAIKRAELLKALDEQSRRKEAEMAWEKWMSKVSSKPKPVPMNQGMDSLRGTISQLYINPQHWQGTIIRQGPHKY, via the coding sequence ATGGCATTCTGTGGTCATGTTAGCCCCTCGGGACACATTGTCCTACGCGACGAAGTCTATACTGGACGTACACGTATAAATCTTGGACGATCCTCATCGGGTGAATTCGAATCTCCTGTCTCAGAATCATCGGAACAGGCATCAAACGCCATTGACAATAAAGCCGTGATAGAAGGCGGTGGCAGTTCGCGTACATATATTCTAACTGACAATCAAAGTGTTACACAAAATGCCAGTGGCGACGACTCTTCTTCGTATACACCACCGCCAGTAAATGGGAATCATTCAATGTCCGCCGAATCCCTGTGCAGTTGGTCCGAAATGTATGGTGGACTGAAGCAGTCGGGCAGCCAAAGCATGGTACCATCTCTGGCCCTTGGCTCAAAGGCCAGCTCCATGAGCTATCGGGCTCAGATCCAATCCATGAAGGTCGGACGTGAACCAGATGCGGCATTTGACAATTGGTATTCCGCAAAGGAGCAGCAACGACAGAAGAAGCAACTGCTCATCAAGGCTGTACGTGATCAGGAGCAGAATAAGATAGAGGAACGTAAACGCTTGGCCCAATCTTGTTACGACGAATGGCTTAGGAATAAGGCCCGTCAGGCATCAGATCAACGTTCGGATCGTCATCTTCAGATCGCTCGATTCAAAGCGGCTTGTGCCATTAAGTCCGATAATGGAAAATCCAATCGTGATATATCACCCGATAAGATTCGGGAAGTGGTCCAAGGATGGTGGCTAAAGAAACAAGAGCAAAGACAACGTCAACGTGAGGCTATAAAACGAGCCGAATTGCTAAAGGCCTTAGATGAGCAGAGTCGTCGAAAAGAAGCAGAAATGGCCTGGGAAAAGTGGATGAGCAAAGTGTCCAGCAAACCCAAGCCAGTGCCCATGAATCAAGGCATGGACTCGCTACGTGGCACTATCTCTCAACTGTATATCAATCCCCAGCATTGGCAGGGTACAATTATTCGTCAGGGTCCGCATAAATATTAG
- the LOC6642106 gene encoding coiled-coil domain-containing protein 34: MAFLGRLNSVGDLVDFEVFNGSRSKIQQPQHPAPVFAEINEVSISPKNHMQRKCSRTFVKTYESSEGCVSRHMPGSPSTVRYVPGSVSASDINSMAETETSTLRCCSSDSTDSTEVMETETETETLHLMSAASETRNNLLERQPLEQTNHLSCDEVDLDLDLDKDSNTSMCSWEEALSRQPLHSQTDSQSIQVPSLALQSEGTSVSYQHHYCMDQLKLNRPAGEAYDNWLSAKRRQVQYKQQAARDWKEQQKQNTALRQQLSEQRYREWCKRKTEQSRRRQTQSERNNGHIITPQRTDTDANVRYLHAWELQKLKQAEQRRQQQEMLALRREKEKFQRKQKSEQAFQQWMKNVHQRPKPVPLNQGLKTLRGTISHIYINPNEWVN, translated from the coding sequence ATGGCTTTCCTGGGACGTTTGAATAGTGTGGGTGATCTGGTGGACTTTGAGGTTTTTAATGGTAGTCGTTCAAAAATCCAACAACCACAACATCCAGCACCTGTTTTTGCTGAGATAAACGAAGTTAGTATATCACCAAAAAATCACATGCAGAGAAAGTGCTCCAGGACATTTGTTAAGACGTATGAAAGCTCCGAGGGATGCGTTTCTAGGCATATGCCAGGCAGTCCGTCAACAGTACGCTATGTGCCCGGCTCCGTTTCAGCCAGCGATATCAATTCGATGGCCGAGACGGAGACGAGCACATTACGATGCTGTTCATCTGACTCAACTGACTCAACGGAAGTCATGGAAACGGAGACGGAAACCGAAACGCTGCATTTAATGTCAGCAGCATCTGAGACTCGAAATAATTTATTGGAGCGACAACCACTGGAGCAGACTAACCACTTATCATGTGATGAAGTAGACTTGGACTTGGATTTGGATAAAGATTCCAACACATCGATGTGTAGCTGGGAAGAGGCATTGTCACGTCAGCCTCTGCATTCTCAGACCGACAGCCAAAGCATTCAAGTGCCTTCTCTGGCATTGCAATCGGAGGGTACTTCTGTCAGTTACCAACATCATTATTGTATGGATCAATTGAAGCTGAATAGACCAGCTGGTGAGGCTTATGATAATTGGCTATCGGCAAAACGTCGACAGGTTCAGTATAAACAACAAGCAGCACGGGATTGGAAGgagcaacaaaagcaaaatacTGCCCTGCGACAGCAACTCTCCGAGCAGCGTTATCGAGAATGGTGCAAACGGAAAACGGAACAATCCAGACGGCGACAAACCCAGTCAGAAAGGAATAATGGTCACATTATTACTCCACAAAGGACTGATACTGATGCCAACGTTCGATATTTACATGCCTGGGAATTGCAGAAACTTAAGCAGGCTGAGCAACGTCGCCAGCAACAGGAAATGTTGGCTTTAAGAAGGGAGAAGGAGAAATTTCAGCGTAAACAGAAATCGGAGCAAGCTTTTCAGCAATGGATGAAAAATGTGCATCAACGGCCCAAGCCAGTGCCCCTTAATCAAGGCCTAAAAACTCTCAGAGGAACCATATCCCACATCTACATCAATCCCAACGAATGGGTTAATTAA